The Prodigiosinella aquatilis region GCGTCTGCACAGGAGAAACACGAATGCTGATGGAAGTCATGGGACTGCATCATCACTATGGGAAGACGCTGATCCTTGATGATGTCTCTTTTCAGGTGAAGGCGGGTGAATGTGTGGGGATAGTGGGTGAGAGCGGCAGTGGAAAAAGCACCCTGAGCCGTATTTTACTGGGGCTGGAAGCGCCACAGCGTGGCGAGGTAAAACTGGCCGGACAGGTGTTGTACACCGGACGGCGCAGCTGGCGTCCGGTATCGCTGCCACTGTCCGTGAGTGCGGTGTTTCAGGACTACGCCTCATCCGTCAATCCGGTGATGACCATTGAGCGCATCATCGCCGAACCGTTGCGATTACAGCGGTTGTGTCCTGATAGAGCGGTGGTGCACTCACAGGTGAATAGGTTGCTGGAGCAAGTCGGCTTATCGGCGTCACTGTGTCAGCGGTTTCCCCATCAGCTAAGTGGCGGGCAAATGCAGCGTGTATGTATCGCCAGAGCGCTTGCCAGTACGCCACAGTTAATTGTACTGGATGAAGCCGTCAGCGCGCTGGACATGACGGTACAGGTACAAATTCTGGATTTGCTGGCAGAATTACAGCAGCGGCACGGCTTGACCTATCTGTTCATCAGCCATGATGTGGCCGCCATTACCTACTTGTGCCAGCGGGTACTTTTTCTTGCGCAGGGGCGCATTGTCGAGCAGGTAGACGATATTCACGCGTTACATCAGGTTCGTCACCCTATGGCCTGTCGGTTGCTGGATGCGGTGGTGGGATTGTCTGTATAAAAGAACCCGTCTGTATGGACAGACGGGCTGGGCCATGTTAGCCGATGCGTAACAGGTCATCTTGTTCCAACTGGAAGAAACGCACGGAGTCCCGCAACTGTTCACCTTGTTCGGTCATTGATTGGGCCGCGGTCGCTGCCTGTTCCACCAGAGCGGCGTTCTGTTGGGTTACCTGGTCCATTTGATCAATCGCCACACTGATCT contains the following coding sequences:
- a CDS encoding dipeptide/oligopeptide/nickel ABC transporter ATP-binding protein; translation: MLMEVMGLHHHYGKTLILDDVSFQVKAGECVGIVGESGSGKSTLSRILLGLEAPQRGEVKLAGQVLYTGRRSWRPVSLPLSVSAVFQDYASSVNPVMTIERIIAEPLRLQRLCPDRAVVHSQVNRLLEQVGLSASLCQRFPHQLSGGQMQRVCIARALASTPQLIVLDEAVSALDMTVQVQILDLLAELQQRHGLTYLFISHDVAAITYLCQRVLFLAQGRIVEQVDDIHALHQVRHPMACRLLDAVVGLSV